TTCCAGTACTTGCGGTTTTTGCTATCTCTACTCGGTCGTGCAAAGAATGCCAAAACCTATGGTGAAATTGTAAAAAAGTGTTAAATAACATGCAGGATTCGATAGTAGGCTAGCTGAAGATATTTAAGTTCAGGGGCCACCAACCTGAAGGATGCTGAGGACAAGCACAAAAATCCCAATGGTTTTATGTCCAACAATATCTACCTGCAGCATGTGGCTGAGCGAAAGTCCGACAACAGCTGCAGCAACTCCTAGTATGAAGCCTAGAAATTCAATTACTAAATGAATATAGTACCACAAAGGATCCCTGTGCCTCAGGTATCTCGCAACAATTGCTCCATAAGGGAGAAATAGACCCCAACCCAGTACGCTCAACGCCCCATGAGTTTTCCTCATGTCATCAACTCTATAAAATGTACCAGAGGGAGAGGGTGCAGAATCTGAATTCCCTGATCAGCAAGCAAAATTAGAGATAAGGTCCACAATGAACTCCAGTTACGAAGAAAGGTTTCTAGTCAAATTAGAGAATAAACCTATATATGGAGTCCACACAAACCTGAAGAAAAGTCAAATGTTATTGTTGTTTTGTCATCATGCAGAGAAAGATGGTGGTGCTGCGGATAGGCACTTGCATAAGCTAATAAAATTGGTTGTCTCTTTAGACGAACTGGATATTTCAATTGGAAGGCCAAATATATCCTTGCTCCATTTAGTGCAACATATGGTGGAACGTGGGTCAGAGGCAGTTCACCTTTATCAGGCTTCACAGCTGAAGGGGTGAAGCCTTCTACATAATACTGCTTAATCCTTGCATGACCTTCAACATTCACCCATCCGGCCATACAGCTAGAATTTAGCATCATCCCATCTTTCGAAAAACCTATGCCTGCCCATCCAGTGGTGTATACAGTTGATAGTACAATTGTGACAACATTGCCTTCTGTCTGGGAATACTGCAAAACAAGAAAAGGGCAACGCatctgtcaaaaaaaaaagaaagaaagagaatccGTTTGAGTATATAACTATTTTGTGTTCATGTTTTAGACGGGCCGGGAATGACAGAAAGAGGATGAGAGAATGGCCCTGAGGATGTAATCCTCGTTCTACAAACAACATAAGTTAATATTTGCCGCATTTGATTCCCATGTCTTGTCGAAAATAAGTGATATGCACTGCAAGGTGAACCGTTAATTTGTCTGACATTCAGTATAACTTACTCGTAGAACGAATGTATTCCATAGCCGTTTACAAACCATATTCGGCAATTTGCCATATGGAAGGGGAAGGAATGAAGACATATCACCGCTGCAGAGTGCTTCACCATCGATACCAGGGGAACCATCTGCCGCGACATTTGATTTTTCTGAATAAAACAAAACCAGGAAAAATATGAACAACTGCGTCGGTGAAATTCTGAAGCTTGAATTTACATCCATGGACAGTACAGCAGACAGGATAATGCAGGAGTTCTAGTGGCAAATGATGGTGGTAAAGGTGGGATGGCAAGGAAATATTGGGAAGCAGGCCAGTTGGCAATAGATTTTGATTCGCATTTTCTTGTTCTTGAAGGTTTATGTGACATATGGTGGTCGTGGTGGGGAAAAAGGGTGGTGGTTGGTTGGAGGTGGCGGGTGATCATCATTCCCGCCAAACCCTTCAACCAACAATGGCAACATCATCCAACTGTTAGTCTCTCTCATCACTCATGGTGAATAGCCAAGTGAATTTTGATCAATAGGCTTGAAATGGACTTTTTGTTAAGGAGGTCTTGCGTAGAAATGGGTTAAAATTGAGAGTAAGGTTAGCTGTCTTTTTGAAAACAAGTTGATACATACCTCTTTCATCTTAATTCACTGGGACTGGGATTGCATCTTCTGTACTAAtttgtttattaattattaactTGCTCGTAGTCAGAAGGTGCAGTGTTAGCATCATGTCGGAGTTTTAGGATGGATATTCAACTGGTTTACCTCAATCAATCTCTGAACCACTTGCAGTTTGTTCTACTTTTACCCTTGAGGTTTGGTTTGTCAACTTTGTACTCATCTAACAAACAAACCACAGTATTTTGGCTCTCTAATTTGGTGCAATTCACTCTGCCttcctaattgcaagaaaatctCACAGAACCAACAACCTTGATGCCTATAACTAAAGAACAGTCATGGGACCTAGCTTAGCTGACTATAAGTAAAGAACAGTCGTGGGTCTGGCCTTTGGTGTCCTCAACTGGACCACATGAGACTTACTTTGCGTACTCTCGTACCAAGAAACCCCAAAGGAAGACACGGTATTGATTTAGTTACAGAAATTAATGTCATAATCAACTTGCCAAACCTCAACATATTCCATGCTTCCGCGTAGCTTATAGCATGATGTAGTTGTAATATACACTCCATAATTTTCGTAATGCATATCCAATTTCAAGTTATATATACAAGGGGGAAGAAATAGGTATAGGCTGTAAGTACTATCTATTGAAACAATAAATCTTTCCTTCTGGTGAGTTAAATACACTAATGCGAAAAGATAATGAAACTTGTTATGCACACCGTTCAGTTCAGACGAGTCTAATCGACATTACATGCACAGTGGGATTTTCATACTTCGACGTGCCTCCGTAAACGAAACTTTGACAGACTTTGCTTATAGCAGCGGCAGGAATCGTTCCTCTTCTTCTTGGTACTTGGTGGTAAGAAACTCAGCACTCATCTTGGCGATAATCTGTAGAAGTTCTCCTCACCACTTTTCTCATCCACCTTAACTATCCATTTGCTCTTATCTGTTTTCTTAACAATACCACCTTTTTTCTCTGCTCTAGAGAGGCTTCCCCGGtccttttcccttttattaTGATCACTGAATTTTCCTATCAATGTTATCTCCATCCCTTTGCCTATGGGATGCTTTATGGACCTCACTTTAGCCTCTTTCTCAACGCCTCTCAGATGGCCTTCCAAACCTTTACATCCTTCCACCAAATTATTCGCCACCACCACAGATCTTCTTGGATTCACATTCAGCTGGTCCAACAACTTCTTGTAATTATCACTCGTGCAATCAATCAGAGAGAAATCAATGTTCTCATAATTGTGCAATACATCAACAGGGTCTCCAGTTTCAAACTCTACTATGTCATTTAGCCCTGATTCTTCAATCAATTGCTGGGATTTGTTCTCTTTTACTTCTGGAAGAATGCACACAAGTTTGCCTCCGGTTTGGCGGGCGGCTGCTGCTAATGCCACCGTTGATGGAGAGACTTCAGATGTGACCTCAACCATTAGCTGCGCACGAATGCCAGCAGCTAATGCCGATATGAATTCAGTGCTCTCAGGCTCTTTCTGACATTCACCAGGGTTGCAGTTCTCCTTGTGTTTACCGCACTGAAATGAAGGGGCGTAAACGAGACAGGAAGTAGAGTTAGCCCGATGAGGATTTGATGTAATGGTATAAGAGTATttaaaaaatcattcaaaaaattgatttgacttcaatgttttctttctttcagaTTCTTATGATTCTATGAACTAAACTCCACACCAAATGGAAATGTCCTTGTTGCATTTGCAGTCAACTTCTGTAACATAAAATTTGCTAACAATGAACTTCATTCGATTGACATTTAAGCACCGTTCCATCGATTATTTTCCGCCATTGATTACATTGAATACAACAGCCTCAGAAGTTGACACAAAACCTTAGAATGTAAGATTAGATGCCTAATTATCGAGCAAAAGTGAATCAAAATGCATCGGTAAACAACAGggaaaagcaaaataaaaatgacATCGGTAAACAAAGAAAACATAGTGCTTTGATCTATTTCACCTAATCAAAAAGTATTCGAGGGGCTATTCGATGACATGATAGCAATACACAGCATTATCCCGGCTGTTCTATAATTCCTTGGGTTACCATCGAACATCATAAGAATCAAAATAGATTGAAATGACCAATGCAACAAATTGCACATATATAACCGACTAAATACCAAAACATGGACAAACGTGGTGTTTAAAAACATGCAGAAAACGACAAAAAAGAGGAAGGTACCGACCAGTTTGAGGGTATCAAGATATGCATTTGTCGCATATTTTGCTGACCATTCCATCTTCAAAACTTTGAAACCTGTACAACCCCTTCTCCCTTTCTTTCTCTTGCCAAATCAACTCTATAAACTCAAGAACAGCAAAATATCAAAAGCAACTTTTATGGCTGGCAGGAACAAGAACTAACTTATCAATATTGTGTACTCTTAAGGGATTAATGAAAAGCGACTCAAGTTGGAAGTCTCTATTTTGCTTTAGTAATGGGTTTTTAATTATCTTGTATCTTTTTTCTAGGGTGTTAATATTAACTAGAATGGGAGGACAAAAGGGTATTCACTGACGTGGGAAGGAATGAAACTGGCGGTGTTTATAGGCCTTGGACAAACCGCGGCCGAGTATCCAGGAAGAACTAGAGAAATTCATGCAAGTATGCCAATGCCCCCCGCGTTGGCCGTGACATGGTGCTCATCCATTTCCTTATTTTGAGTAAAAATCTTTGACTGTGAAAGTGAATCCCTCTTTTCAAGTTACGCGATAATATTTGCAAGTACATGTATAGATTATAGTGTCTGAGGCCTTGTTTTTGATAAATTAGTTCACCACTTAACCACCAGCTTTTGGTCTTGGAGCTACCACCAATGCATTAAAACTTGATGAGATGAAAGGCAAGATTTGAAAGTGGCTCTACTTAAAAAAGTGGCTCCCACCAATTTGCCAACATTAAAAGTGACTTTACTTAAAAAAATCCAGACAGGTGCGTTGTGCATCCGTCTGAATGTATTTTATCAAACGCAATCGAAGGAATTACGTTGCCATCTTTGGTGTAAATATACGTTACATGTACTAAGCATTACTTAGATATTAATGTATACTAAAAGTACATGTACATAATATGGTCTAACCAACGTTGATGCTGTATTCAACATCAAAGATATATGATAACTGGCTTATCAAAGAAACTTGATTTCTTAACCAATACCGATTTGGCAGATCACTGACAAATACCTTAATGATTCCCAGTTACATTTCGGAAGGGGATCCATCCTCAGTTATTAAACTTATCCAAAGTAATGAAAACATTCTCTCGGATATTGGCTTGATAATTGAGAATATTCATTTAGCTTTCTTAGAGTAAACGTATATTGGATTCTTAGAGAGGCTAACTACCAACAGGGGTTGGTCCGAGTGGTAAGCGGTTCGGATTCGCTTAAGCAGGTCTCGTGTTCGAGTCCTAGTGTACGCAGACACCCCTGTTGGGAGACTCACCCACCATAGCCAGGTGCGCGATGCGGGTCGGGTCCGGATTAGTCGGGGCAAAGCTTCGGATACCGGGcgggcaaccaaaaaaaaaaaagagaggctAACTCACTTTGCAAAATCACGCAATCTTGCAAAATCTTTTTGGAACTCCCCCAATTGAGCTTTGTCAGACAAATGGTGGTGGACGAATTCTAACAATCTCATTAACAAAATCGTTCTTGTATtttatcaaaaagaaaaaaaaaacattgataATGTGAGAAACCATCAGCAGATAGCTAATTATTAACTTATTAAAGCCGTGTCAAACTCAAATGCAGGGAATCAAACTCGTCAGAAATGATTTGCTGTAATGCGTATTAGTTGCCTATGGTTAATCTACTACACTACGCCTTCCGGGCATCAGTTGAGGGAATGCTTTACTTCCTTTTTGATTTAACGATGTTGCAAAATTCATTTCATAATCAATTCTATGACCAACTATTTGCATCGTTTCTCGATTACATTGTTACAAAGACTTAGAATTTCCAATTGATGAGTTTAAATGCCGTAACATGAATTAATTGTAACAATATTTCGTTTGAGCACCTGAGAGTTTATGTAAATATACTATCTATCATCCACGAATTTAATCTACCATCTATTCAACtattaaaacatttacaatcTTCATCTCTCCCATCCCGATCCACTCTGTGCAGAccaaaataaattggggaagtgcacctcaaaaaagaaaaaattgccagccctttcttagaaattttttggtccaaaaaaggaaaaaaaaaaattgccaacACTTTCgaaaaactaagacaaaaatAGCCGATGAAATTAAGCAGCACCGGGGTCGATCTCATTGGATCACAAACGTCATTAACTAATGCTCATAATATTAtcaaactatatatatatacacaaattAAAAACTATAGCTATATAAGTTAAACAAATGAATATTCCTAGTACTAATTGGTGTTATCATTGAAAGCGAAAGGGTCATCCCCAACGTAATTTCCAGGAGGATCATAGGAACATATTGCAAAAGTATCACCATTGGAGCATTCCACACGAGCACATCCCAGCCTCACGCTCTCTCTCCACACGATTTGGGTATAATGCCCGCAGACTTTTCCGGGCTTGCAGCTAATTGTGGCCCGGTCATAGTAGCGATGTTCCCTCACCCACAGCCGCACCGCGTCGGCCGCCCCCCAGTGGTTTCCCTCACCCCAGAAGATGTTCTCCCCGTAGGGACCGTCGGAGTGGATCAAATCGCAGTCTTGCTTGCGCTTTTGGGCGTATACCCGGGCATAAGAGGCCAGCTTGGAGTCCCACACGAAAGGCGGTTCGCCGGCGTGGAGGCGGACTTTGTTGTGGTCTGCTAGAAATGCTTCATCATCTGCTGTTAATAACGATGGCGGTGCCAGGGGTGGTGGACGTTGTATTTGATGCCCTTGGCATTGGTTTTGCATGGAGGAGGAATTAACTGCTAAGATGCATGATGACATcattatgatgatgatgatcgaGGCGATGAAATTACTAGTACTCCTACAAGTTTTCCAAGATTCTTccattgctttttctttttctttctttcttttttaattatgAGGGATTTATTTGCCATGTATGTCTGAACTGAAGGATCTTGTGAGTGTGGAGGGGCATGAGATCGAAGATGGGAGAGGGGACAATGGACAGCCCTTCCTTCCTTGAAAGACCATTTCTCGCTGAAAACAGTGAAAATTTCTGTGGCGGTCCCAGCAGTTCGCTTCATTTGTGAGTGTGTGTGAATGGGCTCCTGAAGCCCAACGAAGCCCACTAAAATTTCTTAGCCCAACGGTTTGGGTCTCCGACCCGTATATGGGTATAATTATTTATGTAACAAAatctataatttataattatacaCATCATGATATAAaatgttaataatttatatatttatatttatactaattcataattataaaatatatattatatataattatgtatttaattATGAACTTGGGCCGAGTTCGATTTGATATATCTTGAAACTCATATAATAGTATAAATTGATTTTGAACATTTTAATTTAAGTTTAAAGTCCAAAAGCCTGTGTaatttcctcaaaatttttaaaatgcaCATCTCAAAATGcccaaatacaaaaaaatttccctcttctttcttcttttcctccctCACCTCAACCCATCACCACTTTCACCATCGCCCAATGCCAACCGGCACTTTTCTCCCTACTCTTCCTCGCTTCCTCTCCTTCTCTCTTCCCCTTTCCTCTTTGCCACCCCCTTCTGGTTGCATGGCTAGTTTGGACGTACAGTTGGTTATGCGGCTAGCGGGGAAGGAGGGCCAGAGGAAGAAAGAGAGGGAGGAGGTGGAGAGGAGAGAGGGGAGGAAGAGAGGGAGGAGAAGAAAGGAATGagaaggagggaggaggagagaagaaaaaagaggggCAAGGTGGTGGTGACTGTCCATCATGGTGCGGCCAGCGACCGACGATgggaaaggaaggaagagaaagggaagaagaagaagacaaagaaAGGGAATCGACCGAACTAGCTCAGTTGGCCATTAGAGAGAGACCAAAGTCCTTCCTTAGGCGTAGCCAAGAAGTTTGGAACCCCTGTTTACATTTCCCATCCAAGattttttgaacacttttggTGGTAGTTTAGTTCTCTTCAAGTTCTCAATAGCTTAGTTAGCTCTATCGCCATCCTCCTCTCCCTAACACAGGACCAGTTGTAAAAATgttatgttaaaaaaaatgaaaggaaaagggaaaagaaaaataaaaaccccTCCCCTTAGCATAGGATAAGTTGTAAAAAtgttatatacaaaaaaaaaaaaaggaaagaaaaaaaaaagaaatcttttCTTCAAACCCTCAAATatacaaaagttttttttacaatttctaTAATAACCtatgataaaattttatacaagcgaccaaaaaacttatttttaaGTCTTCATGATCGATCTCTTTACGCGTTGCACTTAGAGACCTTCTATTATGTGCTCAATACATGGACGTGCCATCTGACAAACATGTGAATCTTGCATGTCGCCTATAGACACCAAATGTGTTATGATGCATTGTGCACTCAGTTtatatcattaaaaaaaataaaccttgTTTTTGGTTAATCAAGAACATGCATTATAGTTGGTTGTAGACTTGTAGTGCCCTGACATGCGACATAAGCTTTGGATCTTTACAGTTATTCAATATAACATTTTTAGTGCCATCGTATTATTCTAGCTTGAGCGGAACTTTGTGTGTTGCAATGGTGTTTTGCAAATAAGGGTCTCTCTAAGGCGTATGCACTAAGCATTTATTAAAATGGAATTTAGGTAGtaatattttaaaaagtaaaattaaataaaaaaaaaagtgtataaATGTAAGGTTAGGTAAAAATTATTAGTATGTGTATTTATATGATAAATTAAATGTCATTTACGTATACTATCAAGTGCCTAGTGAAACTTGTTAGAAAACCCTTGCAAAAGATGCGTTTACTACTTGAGCTAAGGGCAGCTAAATGTCCTTCATTTCTTGATTAAAATCTGCCTACAACTAGACAGGATGTAATTAAAATCTTTAAATAagcaaatttaaattttcaagTTGAAAACAAATTTAATAGATTGCTTGAAAAATTTCTGGCCGAATAAACGCATGAACAAGTTTTTATAACACTAACTTGCCCTAATTAAGGCCAAATTTAAGATACTAAAATTGTTGTTGTCCAATACGAGCAAACTTTTTGAATATGAGCTGCCAATACTTAGATATAAACCTCGTACCAAACTGAGAACTTGAAAAGGCCGGACTGCAATGAACCAAAGGAGCATATGTGCATCCTCTAGATTATTCATCCAATCTACATTCGGTCACAAACTGGGATGGCTGGAAAATATGGCTATATCATAAACTAGGTTTATTGAAATTCTTTAGTACGTTATTgaaatgggttttttttttttttaacaaaacaaATGCATAGTAGTTGATTGTCTTGTGACTTTAGCAGCACCGGTGCGTGTTATTCAGCTGCGCTATCTCTTGGTGGATGGGTACTTTTCGTCTGTTGAGTTCATGAATCAGGACTAGCAGCTAGCTAGGACTGCATCCTTGATGAGCTGGAGTGATAGCTGTAGGTCATCAAGCAGCTGGTGAGGGTCAGGAATGACGCTTTCATCGACTGATAGAACCATAGTCATCTTGTTCACATAGCTTTGGAAATTAATCATCAGTGCCTATCAACAAGGCAAAGCAAATCATCAGACGATACTTGTTTGCCAAGCCAAAGATAACCCATTATTATCTTTATCCTAAGTTTATTGTTATGAAGTACTCACATGGGGTTGGCCATAAGAACCTGAAGCAAGATATGCAATTGGATGGCCATAGAACCCGATTTCTTCTTGTGGTCCAACTATGTTGGAGACGCACATTGTTGTCTGCGTGATAATTCTGTGAGATAGGTCACTGGATGCCTGCAGATTGGTTCAAAGAATATGCATACTTGGTCAATTTTTAGGTTCATCAGCAATGGATACTAGTATATCTTAATTGCTCCTCCATATTAGAAAACACATTGAGCTAGCTTTTGTAGTTGGTACAACCTTAACTCCGAAAAATTTGAGCACCAAATCAGCAATGGAGAATGTGTAAACGGCCTCAAGGGAATTCTTCTTCCTATCAATGGTTGCCTTTGCTTCTCTAACATAATCCAGAGGATCGTCTCGTAATGCAATTTTATAGGGAAGAAGCACGAAACCAATCCAGTTTCCCCACTTGGCTTCAGCGTCTTTCTCCATCATATCTGCTAAAACCTGCAACAATTGTTATCAGATTAGACATATAACCTGAtcattaattttctttcttttttttttctagaaaagtTCACATACTGAGATGCAGACACTAAATGAGAATTAAGATCTTTATTTTGGGTTCACTATCATTATTCCCAATTAAGATCACAGATCAGTCACCTGAATTCCTGCAGATGGCCTCAGGTTAATCAGGATGGTTGACCTCAGTCGAATATTCTTCGGCAGGTTGTTTCTCTTCTGAGTCTCCCCCTCATCTTTCTTACCTTCAGCTGGAAAGTGGAATCTTTATTACTAATGAGCACTAATGCCATCTAAATAGTCATATTCATCTCTAAAGTTGTATGGACTTACAGATGGGTTCACTCAAAATATAATGCTCAGAAAGCACAAATTAATGCTTACTGAGACACTAAAATATTTTTATCAGCGTCTGACTTTTTTATGGAAACAATAAGGTGTCGTAATCAATGATTAATTATTCAAAGATCTGTGAAGACTTACCATATCTCCGATTGAGATACCGAGACAAACCAGCTTGCGTAATTCCAAGTGCAACATCGTTTATGGTCTATCAGATAGAGTAAAATCATTTAACTAGTAGCGACTCAAAATTTGTGACATCCAAATCATTGAAAGAAATATTTCCAAGAAAAcgtcaaaatgaaaaacatagaaaaataaagaaaagaaaattcaaaataattaaaCTACTTGCCATGTTCATTGCATTTTTCACCACCTTCATGTCGTCAAGGCTAACAATCCTGTAAACAACTCGCCTGGGGTTTAACTCGGAACATGGGGGAGCCTTGATTGGAGTTTTGGTATCTTTCAAAAACAACGCTGTAGCTCCAAACATCACAATGTCTCTTATGGTATTCCAAATTAATTGGATGAACAACCATACAGCAATTAAGTAATACTTCCAGAACTTCGGCTTTGAGAGGCCTGAAAACGAGTTGGTGGTCTTCTTATTCTGGCCTGGAATTGTTGGCAGTTTATCTGGATCAGCTACTTGGCGGGTGCAAGCCAGTAGAAGGGACATTAGAGACGTGCCATCTCCCAGAGAATGATGGATGCGGACGACCGCAACACCTTGAGCATCAGATGTTTTGACATTGAGAAGATGGAGGTCCCAAAGAGGTTTAGACTTGTCAAGACTGGATTTGCTAAGGTTGTATACGTAGTCCTCCACAAACTTGTCTGGTGATCCCATGTTGCGGTCCAGGTCTGGTACCACAACATGCTGATCTATGTCCACCTTTGTCCGAACCCATTTCATCTCTCCAGTTTTCTCATCCACAACCTATTAGTATAAACCAATTAATGTGGTCATCAGTAGACATCACTATATGCTACTAATTGAAATTAAGGCTGGTATGAGATTGTATCTTAGGCAAGCCAAAATAGTGATAATGAatggaaaaattggaaaattatcAGTTTTAGTTTGAGTGAGAGGAGTGAATTACTGTACAGGGAATTTCAATGATCAAGGTTTGTTGTACATTTTTGTAGCTAGGCAACACGCCCTAACTTATATATAGTTATGCCTATCCAAATTCATACAAGTGATATGTACATTAATACTTTGACAATACACATTGTCCAGTAAGATTGTGCGTGCCTTGCAACTCATTATTTTCCGTTTATATTTGAGAGACGATTCCACGCGCCATGCATGCAAGCAGCTTAAGCAGATTTCTCTTGGAATTATTCGTGCATTCACTAGTTTGACAGCTTATGTATGGTACCAAAGAATCACTAGTAAAAACATTGATTTCAGCCTTTCAGGCTCTGGGCAAATGCAAACTCTACATAAGTGAACTTTTCCTACTTCAAATTCTAAGATCACCTGGGGTGGGGATCGAAATAGCTTCAGATCAATCTTGAATCTTTAGAATGACAACGTTTAGTTTTCCAGAAATCTTGTTTAAAAATCACAGAAAGAAGGTCTATCttagctatatatatatatgctgtTATTAACAAGTAGTAAATGATTTGTATACCTGCAAGCTTGAGAAGCGAGGATGCTTAACCAAAGTGTGCATCAGCTTCTCCTTAATAACTTGTGGGGAAAGTGGAGTTTTGATTCCCAGGATGGTCGTGACATGGACATTGAAGTTGGGCTCGTGAAACAAACGAGCTGAGGGGCTTAatggttcttcttcttctaccaTATTCTTGTTAGTATCCGCTTCTACTTCTTTACTTTTCCTCTTGGTTTTAATAGGTTTGAGGCCCCCTAGTCTCCTCCATCTTATGCCTGTTGGAGAATCCATTAGCTTATAGATTCTTTTCGTCCCGACACTTGAATCAAGATAATGGACTAACCACCccagaaagaaatggtgaactGATAAAGAGCTGATCTTTACTGGCGGAAACTAAGAAACTACCCTGTAAGTACTCTAGAACTATGTAGCAGAGGAAAGCCCTGGTCCTGATGGTGCAACTCTTATATAGATACAACTTGGGACATGCTGAGGAGCAGCAGAATTGAGTTGGGTGGTTAGATGGGAGGAATCGGGTTTCTAGATTTAGATTTATGGTCTTTCATTTAtcaaaaagataattaaagaaaaattgaacTTGGGTCATGCACACCTCATAATTGAGACAAAATAGATAAGGCTTCCCAAGCATTTACTGCGATGATTAAGATTTTATTTATGATAGAAGGTCAGAGAGATGATTAGTTTCTTATGATTgcgcaaaaagaaaaaaaat
This portion of the Coffea arabica cultivar ET-39 chromosome 2e, Coffea Arabica ET-39 HiFi, whole genome shotgun sequence genome encodes:
- the LOC113733308 gene encoding cytochrome b561 and DOMON domain-containing protein At3g61750 isoform X1 — protein: MDVNSSFRISPTQLFIFFLVLFYSEKSNVAADGSPGIDGEALCSGDMSSFLPLPYGKLPNMVCKRLWNTFVLRYSQTEGNVVTIVLSTVYTTGWAGIGFSKDGMMLNSSCMAGWVNVEGHARIKQYYVEGFTPSAVKPDKGELPLTHVPPYVALNGARIYLAFQLKYPVRLKRQPILLAYASAYPQHHHLSLHDDKTTITFDFSSGNSDSAPSPSGTFYRVDDMRKTHGALSVLGWGLFLPYGAIVARYLRHRDPLWYYIHLVIEFLGFILGVAAAVVGLSLSHMLQVDIVGHKTIGIFVLVLSILQVLAFFARPSRDSKNRKYWNWYHSWTGRTAIFLAAVNIILGIHIADAGPGWKISYGFLLGLTLIACIFLETMSRLRGSDDSKFPPSFQMNGS
- the LOC113733308 gene encoding cytochrome b561 and DOMON domain-containing protein At3g61750 isoform X2 is translated as MDVNSSFRISPTQLFIFFLVLFYSEKSNVAADGSPGIDGEALCSGDMSSFLPLPYGKLPNMVCKRLWNTFVLRYSQTEGNVVTIVLSTVYTTGWAGIGFSKDGMMLNSSCMAGWVNVEGHARIKQYYVEGFTPSAVKPDKGELPLTHVPPYVALNGARIYLAFQLKYPVRLKRQPILLAYASAYPQHHHLSLHDDKTTITFDFSSDSAPSPSGTFYRVDDMRKTHGALSVLGWGLFLPYGAIVARYLRHRDPLWYYIHLVIEFLGFILGVAAAVVGLSLSHMLQVDIVGHKTIGIFVLVLSILQVLAFFARPSRDSKNRKYWNWYHSWTGRTAIFLAAVNIILGIHIADAGPGWKISYGFLLGLTLIACIFLETMSRLRGSDDSKFPPSFQMNGS
- the LOC140036472 gene encoding uncharacterized protein, with protein sequence MVEVTSEVSPSTVALAAAARQTGGKLVCILPEVKENKSQQLIEESGLNDIVEFETGDPVDVLHNYENIDFSLIDCTSDNYKKLLDQLNVNPRRSVVVANNLVEGCKGLEGHLRGVEKEAKVRSIKHPIGKGMEITLIGKFSDHNKREKDRGSLSRAEKKGGIVKKTDKSKWIVKVDEKSGEENFYRLSPR
- the LOC140037385 gene encoding pathogenesis-related protein 1C-like, translated to MEESWKTCRSTSNFIASIIIIIMMSSCILAVNSSSMQNQCQGHQIQRPPPLAPPSLLTADDEAFLADHNKVRLHAGEPPFVWDSKLASYARVYAQKRKQDCDLIHSDGPYGENIFWGEGNHWGAADAVRLWVREHRYYDRATISCKPGKVCGHYTQIVWRESVRLGCARVECSNGDTFAICSYDPPGNYVGDDPFAFNDNTN
- the LOC113733309 gene encoding wax ester synthase/diacylglycerol acyltransferase 11 gives rise to the protein MDSPTGIRWRRLGGLKPIKTKRKSKEVEADTNKNMVEEEEPLSPSARLFHEPNFNVHVTTILGIKTPLSPQVIKEKLMHTLVKHPRFSSLQVVDEKTGEMKWVRTKVDIDQHVVVPDLDRNMGSPDKFVEDYVYNLSKSSLDKSKPLWDLHLLNVKTSDAQGVAVVRIHHSLGDGTSLMSLLLACTRQVADPDKLPTIPGQNKKTTNSFSGLSKPKFWKYYLIAVWLFIQLIWNTIRDIVMFGATALFLKDTKTPIKAPPCSELNPRRVVYRIVSLDDMKVVKNAMNMTINDVALGITQAGLSRYLNRRYAEGKKDEGETQKRNNLPKNIRLRSTILINLRPSAGIQVLADMMEKDAEAKWGNWIGFVLLPYKIALRDDPLDYVREAKATIDRKKNSLEAVYTFSIADLVLKFFGVKASSDLSHRIITQTTMCVSNIVGPQEEIGFYGHPIAYLASGSYGQPHALMINFQSYVNKMTMVLSVDESVIPDPHQLLDDLQLSLQLIKDAVLASC